Proteins encoded in a region of the Butyricicoccus intestinisimiae genome:
- a CDS encoding HPr family phosphocarrier protein, protein MFSQEVQVTNQVGLYARPATFFIQCANGFKSTILVEKEERRVNAKSLLGILSLGITKGTTITLIADGVDEVEAVNALTDLIQSNFSDSNFSD, encoded by the coding sequence ATGTTTTCACAGGAAGTTCAGGTAACGAACCAGGTTGGACTGTACGCACGTCCGGCTACATTCTTCATTCAGTGTGCAAATGGTTTTAAGAGCACAATTCTGGTTGAAAAGGAAGAGCGCAGAGTCAATGCAAAGTCTCTGCTGGGCATTCTGTCCCTGGGTATCACCAAGGGCACAACGATCACGCTGATCGCAGACGGTGTTGACGAGGTTGAGGCTGTCAACGCACTGACCGATCTGATTCAGTCCAATTTCAGCGATTCGAACTTCAGCGACTGA
- the recO gene encoding DNA repair protein RecO, whose protein sequence is MAQQHVAVKGLVIRQTDFGDHDRYITLLTEELGKIEVLCRGIRRKRGRLVTATSLFQYSEFTLFAGRQYQLNDAVIDTAFWSGITGNIEYYALCCYFADLANIAAVEEQTAKQILRLVLRALYALDRQHRQPQAVKAAFELRLACLLGFQPELNGCGACGETECGNWSFLLENGALICDSCRKRVGGTYFSVSQSVLHALRYIAYCPDKKEFSFAVSEQTAKQLGKICEKYLLYHMDVQCQETLGFYHSLFDMT, encoded by the coding sequence ATGGCACAGCAGCATGTTGCGGTCAAAGGGCTGGTAATCCGGCAGACGGATTTTGGAGACCACGACCGGTATATTACGCTTTTGACCGAGGAATTGGGCAAAATTGAAGTGCTGTGCCGCGGCATCCGGCGCAAACGCGGACGGCTGGTCACGGCGACGTCGCTGTTTCAGTACAGCGAGTTTACGCTGTTTGCCGGCAGACAATATCAGCTCAACGATGCCGTGATAGATACGGCGTTTTGGAGCGGTATCACGGGCAACATTGAATACTATGCGCTGTGCTGCTATTTTGCTGATTTGGCGAACATTGCGGCGGTGGAGGAGCAGACGGCAAAACAGATTTTGCGGCTTGTGCTGCGCGCGCTGTATGCGCTGGATCGGCAGCACAGACAGCCGCAGGCGGTCAAAGCGGCGTTTGAACTGCGGCTGGCTTGCCTGCTCGGCTTTCAGCCGGAACTGAACGGCTGCGGCGCATGCGGCGAGACGGAATGCGGCAATTGGTCGTTTTTGCTCGAGAATGGCGCTCTGATTTGCGACAGCTGCCGCAAGCGTGTCGGCGGAACGTATTTTTCCGTGTCGCAGAGTGTGCTGCACGCGCTGCGGTATATCGCGTATTGTCCGGATAAAAAAGAGTTTTCGTTCGCTGTCAGTGAGCAGACCGCCAAACAGCTCGGCAAAATCTGCGAAAAATATCTGCTGTATCACATGGATGTACAGTGCCAAGAGACCTTAGGCTTTTATCATTCCCTGTTTGACATGACGTGA
- a CDS encoding sporulation protein YqfD, giving the protein MVADWIRLAGGMLTIRVRGAELERFLNLCAQQRIMLYRIRRTQMDELRAELTLRDFYRLACVRKRSRCRVHIVRRRGFPFVWNRLRHRHGLWLGFVLMGLLCWELSSRIWMIDLRLEQGVNGQAILQELETLHIGVGTKSRTIDAKDVKRHMMMQLDELKYFSVNIEGNVLTVQAAAAKSPPENQTKQGIHDVIARKDGVIRKISVGRGTQLCKQGDAVVRGQVLVDALVRKQGELDADRLTDANAQVWADVRYYVTRKLPLEAVRKTETGRKRHRYALCFGKTRINLYRSSSLTEGICDRIITMKTVRINEHLVLPVSLCCETVIPYQTEPVLLRSETMQSRLEYGTKRSIQAQLQEGCLTSMQADMNTEAHAAVLRSVVWCYEQIAERVESGTTELPESEENKESEE; this is encoded by the coding sequence ATGGTTGCCGACTGGATTCGACTGGCAGGCGGGATGCTGACCATCCGCGTGCGCGGCGCAGAGCTGGAACGCTTTCTCAATCTCTGCGCCCAGCAGCGCATTATGCTGTATCGCATTCGTCGGACACAGATGGATGAACTGCGGGCGGAGCTGACTTTGCGCGATTTTTATCGGCTGGCATGCGTGCGCAAACGGTCGCGCTGCCGCGTGCACATTGTCCGGCGGCGCGGATTTCCGTTTGTCTGGAACCGTCTCCGGCATCGGCATGGACTGTGGCTGGGCTTTGTCCTCATGGGCCTGCTGTGCTGGGAACTGTCCTCGCGCATTTGGATGATAGATCTCAGGCTGGAGCAAGGGGTGAACGGGCAGGCCATTTTGCAGGAGCTGGAGACGTTGCATATCGGCGTGGGCACAAAGAGCCGTACCATAGATGCGAAAGACGTCAAGCGGCACATGATGATGCAATTGGATGAACTCAAATATTTTTCCGTCAATATTGAGGGAAATGTGCTGACGGTGCAGGCTGCCGCCGCAAAATCTCCGCCAGAAAACCAGACCAAACAGGGGATACACGATGTCATTGCGCGCAAAGACGGCGTCATTCGAAAAATTTCTGTCGGGCGCGGCACACAGCTGTGCAAACAGGGAGATGCCGTCGTGCGCGGGCAGGTGCTTGTAGATGCACTGGTGCGGAAGCAGGGAGAATTGGACGCAGACCGTCTCACAGACGCCAATGCGCAGGTATGGGCGGATGTACGCTACTATGTGACGCGAAAACTGCCGCTCGAAGCGGTGCGAAAAACCGAAACAGGCAGGAAACGGCATCGGTATGCACTGTGTTTCGGAAAAACACGGATAAATTTATATAGGAGCAGTAGTCTAACAGAGGGGATTTGTGATAGAATAATAACGATGAAAACGGTGCGCATCAATGAACATCTGGTGCTGCCGGTTTCCCTGTGCTGCGAGACGGTCATTCCGTATCAGACAGAACCTGTGCTGCTCCGGTCGGAAACGATGCAAAGCCGGCTGGAATACGGAACAAAACGGTCGATACAAGCGCAGCTGCAGGAAGGCTGCCTGACATCCATGCAGGCAGATATGAATACGGAAGCGCATGCCGCTGTCCTGCGGTCTGTCGTGTGGTGTTATGAACAGATTGCCGAACGTGTGGAAAGCGGCACAACGGAGCTTCCGGAATCCGAGGAAAACAAGGAGAGCGAAGAATAA
- a CDS encoding endonuclease MutS2: MSKLSEKSLKILEYYTILDQLAEKCVSRKAKQAARNLRPLHDIEDVQELLTQTDDAKRLLMTGGTPAFGGIREVSAALSRSKMGGILSTRELLDIASLLHAANQVRKYGNEQQDNGVHTSLDTMFARINSNRYLEEKINRAIISEEEIADAASSELANIRRQIRQQNVHVRETLNHYVSSATYSKYLQETIITQRDGRYVIPVKSEHKGDVPGMVHDISSSGATLFIEPTQVVNANNQIKILQGKEKAEIERILAELTADVEGFSEAIAADYDVLCKLDFIFAKANYSFQLNACSPKLSEKTQVQLIQARHPLLDQKKAVAIDIALGCDYDTLVITGPNTGGKTVSLKTLGLLSLMAASGLHIPANEESEVCLFQNIYADIGDEQSIEQSLSTFSAHMKNTVSIMEKCGPDDLILFDELGAGTDPEEGAALAVAIIEYGRKMGSLVAATTHYSELKVFALTTEGVENASCEFDVRTLQPTYRLLTGVPGKSNAFAISKRLGLQPAIIEQAKKQISEENVRFEDVLGRLEKERHQLQKQREDADRLRRTAQSEKDKAVTMKGRAEDETDAILEKAREQAARILRDARIASDTVLAQLDEMKKQANTNAADQNLAAARAALRSTLGQAEKKAGHREKKTVEADSIRPLKAGDTVYLLNVGVQGTVLKPEDKDGMVYVQAGILKVNVPINELRIEQPKKKQQPKTRKAYRTAGASPEVRRSAAKSELDVRGMMVEEALMEVDRYISDCLMARLDVVTIIHGKGTGALRAAIQDHLRHDKHVKSIRNGRYGEGDMGVTILELK; this comes from the coding sequence ATGAGTAAACTTTCTGAAAAAAGTCTGAAAATACTGGAATATTATACGATTCTCGATCAGCTGGCAGAAAAATGCGTCAGCCGAAAGGCAAAGCAGGCGGCAAGAAATCTGCGCCCGCTGCACGACATCGAGGATGTACAGGAGCTGCTGACGCAGACCGATGACGCGAAGCGTCTGCTCATGACCGGCGGCACACCGGCGTTCGGCGGCATTCGTGAGGTGTCTGCGGCGCTCAGCCGCTCCAAGATGGGCGGCATTCTGTCCACGCGCGAATTGCTGGACATTGCATCGCTGCTGCACGCCGCCAATCAGGTGCGCAAGTACGGCAACGAGCAGCAGGACAACGGCGTGCATACGTCGTTGGATACGATGTTCGCGCGCATCAACAGCAATCGCTATCTGGAGGAAAAAATCAACCGCGCCATTATCAGCGAAGAGGAGATTGCCGACGCGGCATCGTCCGAGCTGGCAAACATTCGCCGCCAGATTCGACAGCAGAATGTGCACGTGCGCGAGACATTGAACCATTATGTATCTTCTGCAACGTATTCCAAGTACCTGCAGGAGACCATTATCACACAGCGCGACGGCAGATATGTTATTCCGGTCAAGAGCGAGCACAAGGGCGATGTGCCGGGCATGGTACATGATATTTCGTCCTCCGGTGCGACGCTGTTTATCGAGCCGACGCAGGTTGTCAATGCAAACAACCAGATTAAAATTTTGCAGGGCAAGGAAAAGGCGGAGATTGAACGCATTCTTGCCGAATTGACCGCGGATGTCGAGGGATTTTCCGAAGCGATTGCGGCGGACTATGATGTGCTGTGCAAGCTGGACTTTATCTTTGCCAAGGCGAATTACTCGTTCCAGCTCAATGCTTGTTCCCCGAAGCTGAGCGAAAAAACACAGGTACAGCTGATTCAGGCGCGGCATCCGCTGCTCGACCAGAAAAAGGCGGTTGCCATTGACATTGCGCTGGGCTGTGACTATGATACGCTGGTTATCACCGGACCGAACACGGGCGGCAAGACGGTCAGCCTGAAAACACTGGGTCTGCTCAGCCTGATGGCGGCTTCCGGTCTGCACATTCCGGCAAATGAGGAGAGCGAAGTATGCCTGTTCCAGAATATTTATGCGGATATCGGCGATGAACAGAGCATCGAACAGTCGCTGTCTACGTTCTCTGCACACATGAAAAACACCGTGTCTATTATGGAAAAGTGCGGGCCGGACGACTTAATCTTGTTCGATGAGCTGGGCGCCGGCACGGATCCGGAGGAAGGCGCAGCGCTGGCTGTGGCAATTATCGAGTACGGAAGAAAAATGGGCTCGCTGGTTGCGGCGACAACGCATTATTCCGAACTCAAGGTGTTTGCGCTGACGACAGAAGGCGTGGAAAATGCCTCGTGTGAGTTTGATGTACGAACCCTTCAGCCGACGTATCGTCTGCTGACCGGCGTGCCGGGCAAGTCCAACGCGTTTGCGATTTCCAAGCGATTGGGCTTGCAGCCAGCCATTATTGAGCAGGCAAAGAAGCAGATTTCCGAGGAAAATGTCCGCTTTGAGGATGTTTTGGGCAGACTGGAAAAGGAACGGCATCAGCTGCAAAAGCAGCGCGAGGACGCGGACAGACTGCGCCGCACGGCGCAGTCGGAAAAGGACAAGGCGGTCACGATGAAGGGACGCGCCGAGGACGAGACCGACGCCATTTTGGAAAAGGCACGCGAACAGGCGGCGCGTATTTTGCGCGATGCCCGCATCGCATCGGATACGGTTCTTGCGCAGCTGGATGAGATGAAAAAGCAGGCGAACACCAATGCGGCGGATCAGAATCTGGCGGCTGCACGTGCCGCGCTGCGCAGCACGCTGGGACAGGCGGAGAAAAAGGCGGGACATCGCGAGAAAAAGACCGTGGAAGCGGACAGCATCCGCCCGCTCAAGGCGGGAGATACCGTTTATCTGCTCAATGTCGGCGTGCAGGGCACGGTTCTCAAGCCGGAAGACAAGGACGGCATGGTGTATGTACAGGCGGGTATTTTGAAGGTCAATGTGCCCATCAACGAGCTGCGCATCGAACAGCCGAAAAAGAAGCAGCAGCCCAAGACGCGCAAGGCGTACCGGACAGCAGGCGCATCGCCGGAGGTTCGCCGTTCTGCGGCAAAAAGCGAGCTGGATGTCCGCGGCATGATGGTCGAGGAGGCGCTCATGGAGGTCGACAGATATATCTCCGACTGCCTGATGGCGCGGCTGGATGTTGTGACAATTATTCACGGCAAGGGCACTGGTGCACTGCGTGCAGCCATTCAGGATCACCTGCGGCACGACAAGCATGTGAAGTCCATTCGCAACGGCCGATACGGCGAAGGCGACATGGGCGTAACGATTCTGGAACTGAAGTAA
- a CDS encoding YabP/YqfC family sporulation protein: protein MRASFPELGGAPCIELDGNRSIVITGRCVIALYSREEMRIRCGRLLVQITGSELELGTLDEQELSITGLIAQVGFLTEGA from the coding sequence TTGAGAGCAAGCTTTCCGGAGCTGGGCGGTGCGCCGTGCATCGAGCTGGACGGAAACCGCAGCATTGTGATAACCGGCCGGTGCGTCATCGCGCTGTACAGCAGAGAGGAGATGCGCATTCGATGCGGCAGGCTGCTTGTGCAGATTACCGGCAGCGAATTGGAATTGGGCACGTTGGATGAGCAAGAGCTATCCATCACCGGTCTGATTGCACAAGTGGGATTTTTGACAGAGGGAGCGTGA
- a CDS encoding PhoH family protein, giving the protein MAETTMHIDSIDLIMGIFGAFDENMKVLEKALDVTVLSRETELKVTGSDPDHVELAMKTIQSLMQLAERGESIGTQTVQYVLGLVKDGRQNQISEIGKDVVCITAKGKPIKAKTLGQKRYMDAMRTHTVTIGIGPAGTGKTYLAVAAAVAAFRDKQISRIILTRPAVEAGEKLGFLPGDLQSKVDPYLRPLYDGLFDMMGAETFNKLLERGSIEVAPLAYMRGRTLDDSFIILDEAQNTTPEQMKMFLTRIGFGSKAVVTGDITQIDLPGDRVSGLKEAVRVLKNVEDIAQCQLTDKDVVRHELVQRIVRAYEKYEQQKQLRAKESAAKRRTQNRK; this is encoded by the coding sequence ATGGCAGAAACGACCATGCATATTGATTCCATTGATTTAATCATGGGAATTTTTGGCGCGTTTGACGAAAATATGAAGGTGCTGGAAAAAGCACTGGATGTCACGGTGCTCAGCAGAGAAACCGAACTCAAGGTTACCGGATCTGATCCGGATCACGTAGAACTGGCGATGAAAACCATCCAGTCCCTGATGCAGCTCGCAGAGCGCGGCGAGAGCATCGGCACGCAGACCGTGCAGTATGTGCTGGGTCTGGTCAAGGACGGCAGACAAAACCAGATTTCTGAAATCGGCAAGGATGTCGTGTGCATCACGGCAAAGGGCAAGCCGATTAAAGCCAAGACACTCGGACAAAAGCGATATATGGACGCGATGCGCACGCATACCGTCACGATTGGCATTGGTCCGGCGGGTACCGGCAAAACGTATCTGGCGGTTGCTGCTGCCGTGGCGGCGTTCCGCGACAAGCAGATCAGCCGCATTATTTTGACCCGTCCGGCAGTTGAGGCGGGCGAAAAGCTCGGTTTTTTGCCGGGTGACTTGCAGAGCAAGGTAGATCCGTACCTGCGCCCGCTGTATGACGGTCTGTTTGACATGATGGGCGCGGAGACGTTCAATAAGCTGCTCGAACGCGGCAGCATTGAAGTCGCGCCGCTCGCATACATGCGCGGCCGCACGCTGGATGATTCGTTTATTATTTTGGACGAAGCGCAGAACACGACACCGGAGCAGATGAAAATGTTCCTGACGCGTATCGGCTTTGGCTCCAAGGCGGTTGTCACGGGCGATATTACGCAGATTGACCTGCCGGGAGACCGCGTGAGCGGTCTGAAGGAGGCTGTCCGCGTGCTCAAAAATGTCGAGGACATCGCTCAGTGCCAGCTGACAGATAAGGACGTCGTGCGTCATGAGCTGGTACAGCGCATTGTCCGCGCGTATGAGAAGTATGAACAGCAAAAGCAGCTGCGCGCCAAGGAAAGTGCGGCAAAGCGTCGGACACAGAATAGAAAGTGA
- the rsmD gene encoding 16S rRNA (guanine(966)-N(2))-methyltransferase RsmD, translated as MRVISGSARGRMLDAVPGKNTRPTTDKVKESVFNILQFRLYDAAMLDLFAGTGQMGIEALSRGAARAVFVDQAPKAIGVIKKNIAAARVEDRAEVLHMTYQQALQRLAGQQFDVLFLDPPYGGELLNSALKAVESFDILSPDGIIICESSVEDSVKCPESFAVQKTYQYGTIFLTAMCRKEENS; from the coding sequence ATGAGAGTCATCAGCGGAAGCGCGCGCGGCAGAATGCTGGATGCCGTGCCGGGAAAAAACACCCGCCCGACAACGGATAAAGTAAAAGAATCGGTGTTTAATATTTTGCAGTTTCGGCTGTATGACGCGGCGATGCTGGATTTGTTTGCAGGAACCGGTCAGATGGGCATTGAGGCGCTGAGCCGCGGCGCGGCGCGTGCCGTGTTTGTCGATCAGGCGCCTAAGGCGATCGGCGTCATCAAAAAAAATATCGCCGCCGCCCGCGTGGAGGATCGCGCCGAGGTTTTGCACATGACCTATCAGCAGGCGCTGCAGCGTCTGGCGGGACAGCAGTTTGACGTGCTGTTTCTGGATCCGCCATACGGAGGAGAACTGTTAAATTCTGCGCTGAAAGCTGTAGAATCGTTTGACATCTTGTCGCCGGATGGTATAATAATATGTGAAAGTTCCGTGGAAGATAGCGTCAAGTGCCCAGAATCCTTTGCTGTGCAGAAAACTTATCAATACGGCACGATCTTCTTGACGGCGATGTGCCGGAAGGAAGAAAACAGCTAA
- the ybeY gene encoding rRNA maturation RNase YbeY, translating into MHRIRITPEAEIDQLEQVSELITRCAQKALEMENAPEHSFVDVTIVDNETIRTLNRENRGKDAVTDVLSFPMLEFYNGEWPEDVDMERDPGDNSLFLGDMILNYDRAVEQAKEYGHSVERECGFLTVHSMMHLLGYDHERSEEERQLQRKQEEAVLESLGLRRDTDQFEK; encoded by the coding sequence ATGCATCGCATTCGCATTACGCCGGAGGCGGAGATTGACCAATTGGAACAGGTTTCCGAGCTGATTACCCGCTGTGCGCAAAAGGCGCTGGAGATGGAAAACGCGCCGGAACACAGCTTTGTAGATGTCACGATTGTGGACAATGAGACGATTCGCACGCTCAATCGGGAGAACCGCGGCAAGGACGCCGTGACCGATGTGCTGTCGTTCCCGATGCTGGAATTTTACAACGGCGAGTGGCCGGAGGATGTAGACATGGAGCGCGATCCGGGAGACAATTCGCTGTTTTTGGGCGATATGATTCTCAATTATGACCGCGCGGTTGAGCAGGCGAAGGAATACGGACATTCTGTCGAGCGCGAGTGCGGATTTTTGACTGTGCACTCCATGATGCATCTGCTCGGCTACGACCATGAGCGCAGCGAGGAAGAACGTCAGCTCCAGCGCAAGCAGGAAGAAGCTGTGTTGGAATCGCTGGGTCTGCGCCGCGATACCGATCAGTTTGAAAAGTAA
- the era gene encoding GTPase Era codes for MSVKKSAIISIVGKPNVGKSTLLNRLVGTKIAIVSNKPQTTRTRITGVVTKGDCQFVFQDTPGLHKPRSRLGDYMVKVVNDTVTDVDIAAMVVDPVPHIGPAEQELMERMKQYRMPSVLVINKIDTVKNEDLLAVIAAYSEAHTWDAVVPLSAKTGENCDILFEEFEKFAIEGPQLFPDDMLCDQPERQLVAEIIREKMLRNLEREVPHGTAVAVEQMRERDDGLMNIAATIYCEKNSHKGIIIGKQGAMLRKIGAEARKDIEELLDTRVYLQLWVKVKEGWRNNQYQMRNFGYENE; via the coding sequence ATGAGTGTAAAAAAGAGTGCCATCATTTCCATTGTAGGCAAGCCGAATGTCGGCAAATCGACACTGCTCAATCGGCTGGTCGGCACAAAGATTGCCATTGTGTCCAATAAGCCGCAGACGACGCGCACGCGCATCACCGGTGTTGTGACCAAGGGAGACTGTCAGTTTGTCTTTCAGGACACGCCGGGTCTGCACAAGCCGCGTTCCCGTCTGGGCGATTACATGGTAAAAGTCGTCAATGATACCGTAACAGATGTGGATATTGCTGCGATGGTTGTCGATCCGGTGCCGCACATCGGTCCAGCAGAACAGGAACTGATGGAGCGCATGAAGCAGTATCGGATGCCGTCCGTGCTCGTCATCAATAAGATTGACACCGTAAAAAATGAGGATTTGCTGGCTGTCATCGCCGCATATTCTGAGGCACATACATGGGACGCCGTGGTTCCGCTGTCCGCAAAGACCGGCGAAAACTGCGACATCCTGTTTGAAGAATTTGAAAAATTTGCCATCGAAGGTCCGCAGCTGTTTCCGGACGATATGCTGTGCGATCAGCCGGAACGGCAGCTCGTCGCGGAGATTATCCGCGAAAAAATGCTGCGCAACTTGGAGCGCGAAGTGCCGCACGGCACCGCCGTCGCCGTGGAGCAGATGCGTGAGCGCGATGACGGTCTGATGAACATTGCTGCGACGATTTACTGTGAGAAAAACAGCCATAAGGGCATTATCATCGGCAAGCAGGGCGCGATGCTGCGCAAAATCGGCGCAGAGGCGCGCAAGGACATCGAGGAACTGCTTGACACCCGCGTGTATCTGCAGCTGTGGGTTAAGGTCAAGGAGGGTTGGCGCAACAACCAGTATCAGATGCGCAACTTCGGTTACGAAAACGAGTAA
- a CDS encoding DUF1648 domain-containing protein, with protein MRTKRHTVLEMLAWLLLLASYGIAIYGMRHLPKTIATHYALDGTPDGYGSPGSLLILPIIITIASGIVSLVAHFVPVDMLNVPFEMNKKNEEQVYQTIITMLHVLQMEIGAYTLYMTIMSYRQDARYAIASVVIFLAVLGATTVGATVRAYHINQQ; from the coding sequence ATGAGAACCAAGCGGCATACGGTATTAGAAATGCTTGCGTGGCTGTTGCTGCTGGCAAGCTATGGCATTGCGATATACGGCATGCGGCATTTGCCAAAGACCATCGCAACGCATTATGCACTGGACGGCACACCGGATGGCTATGGCTCTCCCGGTTCGCTGCTCATTCTCCCGATTATCATCACGATTGCGTCCGGCATCGTCAGCCTAGTAGCACATTTCGTGCCGGTGGATATGCTCAATGTACCGTTTGAGATGAATAAGAAAAACGAAGAGCAAGTCTATCAAACCATCATAACCATGCTGCATGTATTGCAAATGGAAATCGGTGCGTATACGCTGTACATGACAATTATGAGCTATCGGCAGGACGCACGATATGCGATAGCAAGTGTAGTCATTTTTCTGGCTGTGCTCGGTGCAACAACGGTCGGCGCGACGGTGCGGGCGTATCACATCAATCAACAATAA
- the uvrC gene encoding excinuclease ABC subunit UvrC produces the protein MTREELHQKVLTLPKEPGVYIMKNKQDQVIYVGKAKVLKNRVSQYFQNEAKHTPKTRKMVENIYNFDIIVCSSEFEALVLENQMIKKYQPKYNILLKDDKGYPFLRISTDEPYPTFQVVGKPKADAARYLGPYAGRGAAMQAIDTVNRALGLRDCHRSLPRDIGKRRPCLNAQMGLCCAPCAGKVSQQEYAQRVAQAIRVLEGDYEALAAQLERDMLQAAEQERFEQAAQLRDRMRAIQRAGQHQMVVASGFSDMDILAFVQGETKGCLVVLHYIAGNLYDKEYTMLDGTAEQDGAELLGDYLKQYYAMRGVVPGLVLISHPIEELDAVSEFLRSIAGKKVTLSVPQRGRRRELMDLARKNAREEIVRSETTGQRRQKSLELFGSMMGLPQTPTTFEAYDISNLAGTNTVGSMIVFENGQPKRSRYRRFRIESVADGQDDYKAMEEMLTRRLQRWKDGDEKFSPLPSVFMIDGGLGHVRIAKGVLERFGCETPVFGMVKDDHHRTRGLVAPDGREFSIATTPAVFALVGRMQEEVHRFAITYQRTLRQSQAVRSQLDQIPGIGEKRRTALLQTFKSLKCVREATIEELEAAVPHTAAQAVYDYFHSKQEEQT, from the coding sequence ATGACCCGCGAAGAACTGCATCAAAAGGTTTTGACGCTCCCGAAAGAACCGGGCGTGTATATCATGAAAAACAAGCAGGATCAGGTTATCTATGTCGGCAAGGCAAAGGTACTCAAAAACCGCGTCTCGCAGTACTTTCAAAACGAGGCAAAACATACGCCGAAAACGCGAAAAATGGTGGAAAATATCTATAATTTTGACATTATCGTATGTTCTTCCGAGTTTGAAGCGCTGGTTTTGGAAAATCAGATGATAAAAAAATACCAGCCGAAGTACAACATTCTTCTCAAGGATGACAAGGGATATCCGTTTCTTCGCATCTCAACGGACGAACCGTATCCGACGTTTCAAGTCGTGGGAAAACCCAAGGCGGATGCGGCACGCTATCTGGGACCGTATGCCGGACGCGGCGCCGCCATGCAGGCGATTGACACCGTAAATCGTGCGCTGGGTCTGCGCGACTGTCACCGCAGTTTGCCGCGCGATATCGGCAAGCGGCGGCCGTGCTTGAATGCACAGATGGGCTTGTGCTGCGCGCCGTGCGCCGGAAAGGTGTCACAGCAGGAGTATGCACAGCGCGTGGCGCAGGCGATTCGCGTTTTGGAAGGGGACTACGAAGCGCTTGCGGCACAGCTGGAGCGCGATATGCTGCAGGCGGCGGAGCAGGAGCGCTTTGAACAGGCGGCACAGCTGCGCGACCGCATGCGGGCGATTCAGCGCGCCGGACAGCATCAGATGGTTGTGGCGAGCGGCTTTTCGGATATGGACATTTTGGCATTTGTGCAGGGCGAGACAAAGGGGTGTCTGGTTGTGCTGCATTATATTGCAGGAAATTTGTACGACAAAGAATACACCATGCTGGATGGTACTGCGGAGCAGGACGGCGCGGAGCTGCTGGGTGATTATCTCAAGCAGTATTACGCGATGCGAGGTGTTGTGCCGGGATTGGTGCTGATTTCACATCCGATTGAGGAGCTGGATGCGGTCAGCGAATTTCTGCGCTCGATTGCGGGAAAGAAAGTCACACTGTCCGTGCCACAGCGCGGCAGACGGCGCGAGCTGATGGATTTGGCGCGGAAAAATGCGCGGGAGGAAATCGTTCGCTCGGAGACCACGGGACAGCGCAGACAAAAATCTCTGGAATTGTTCGGCAGCATGATGGGACTGCCGCAGACGCCCACGACATTTGAAGCGTATGATATTTCCAATCTTGCCGGAACCAATACCGTCGGCTCCATGATTGTCTTTGAAAACGGACAGCCCAAGCGCAGCCGATACCGCCGATTCCGTATTGAATCGGTGGCAGACGGGCAGGATGACTACAAGGCGATGGAAGAAATGCTGACGCGGCGGCTGCAGCGCTGGAAGGACGGAGATGAGAAGTTTTCCCCGCTGCCCAGCGTGTTTATGATTGACGGCGGTCTTGGCCATGTGCGTATTGCCAAGGGCGTGCTGGAGCGATTTGGGTGCGAGACGCCGGTGTTTGGCATGGTCAAAGATGATCACCACCGGACGCGCGGTCTGGTCGCGCCGGACGGACGGGAATTCAGCATTGCAACGACGCCGGCGGTTTTTGCGCTGGTCGGCAGAATGCAGGAGGAAGTGCACCGGTTTGCCATCACGTATCAGCGCACGCTGCGGCAGTCGCAGGCGGTGCGCTCGCAATTGGATCAGATTCCGGGTATTGGAGAAAAACGCCGTACGGCGCTGCTGCAGACGTTTAAGAGTTTGAAGTGCGTGCGCGAGGCGACGATAGAAGAATTAGAGGCTGCTGTTCCGCACACAGCTGCGCAGGCGGTCTACGACTATTTTCACAGCAAACAGGAGGAGCAGACATGA